The following coding sequences are from one Methanococcoides orientis window:
- a CDS encoding DNA double-strand break repair nuclease NurA: MTLEPVHIKAISSMVSRIDSLSEDDEPEKAPELFELLSELEYEGKVVLKALGKLFRAKVDIDRMSLAKDPFEKTYSCDSGSTNPISFNSGLYVDLCHCSIASTPTDIDLHSKWTMVMSTYSPGTGMVIDTTGGWDYFDENEGRASIVKIRPGLLKKRVDRMVHNIALYLSESEHILWLMEKFDEDGFFIMDGPIYPKQLMYWMVVESDEVQIRDDDNAKRILQNYVDIMDHHIANRRPLIGFVKNPEDMQTMITLRKKYSMGDLPWLRDSQFFKNVLSPGKDEGKGSRWITYTNWFLQPNQFYENMMDSTSLVLDLDLKHEFPKEDYAITFFMVFVPSIDVLFKIESPYGITKDEQMRDQITRKVLHDIAVNGIPMTLSKADSLAKIRISEKKLIKGMFKGQKIDTIYNDVRWGESIDDQ, from the coding sequence ATGACCCTTGAGCCGGTTCACATTAAAGCCATTTCCAGTATGGTATCCCGTATCGATAGTTTATCGGAGGACGATGAACCGGAAAAGGCACCTGAGCTTTTTGAACTTCTCAGTGAGCTGGAATATGAAGGTAAGGTCGTGCTCAAGGCACTCGGTAAACTCTTCCGTGCAAAAGTTGACATCGATCGGATGTCTCTTGCAAAAGACCCCTTTGAGAAGACCTATTCCTGCGATAGCGGCAGTACCAATCCGATATCTTTCAACAGCGGGCTGTATGTGGATCTTTGTCATTGCAGTATTGCTTCAACTCCTACGGATATCGATCTTCATTCAAAATGGACCATGGTGATGTCAACGTACTCTCCCGGTACAGGCATGGTTATCGACACAACAGGGGGTTGGGACTACTTTGATGAAAATGAGGGTCGTGCATCCATTGTAAAGATCAGACCCGGACTGCTCAAGAAAAGGGTTGACCGGATGGTGCATAATATTGCATTGTACCTGTCAGAATCAGAACACATACTATGGCTCATGGAAAAATTCGATGAAGATGGCTTTTTCATAATGGATGGTCCTATTTATCCAAAACAGTTGATGTACTGGATGGTTGTGGAATCCGATGAAGTGCAGATAAGGGATGACGACAATGCAAAACGGATCCTGCAGAACTATGTGGACATCATGGACCATCATATTGCTAACAGAAGACCTCTCATCGGCTTTGTGAAAAACCCGGAGGATATGCAGACAATGATAACTCTCCGGAAAAAATATTCTATGGGCGATCTTCCCTGGCTGAGGGATTCACAGTTCTTCAAAAATGTGCTCTCGCCGGGAAAGGACGAAGGAAAAGGTAGCAGATGGATAACCTATACCAACTGGTTCCTGCAGCCCAATCAGTTCTATGAGAATATGATGGATAGCACTTCTCTTGTTCTGGATCTGGATCTTAAGCATGAGTTTCCCAAAGAGGACTATGCGATCACATTTTTCATGGTCTTTGTTCCGTCCATTGATGTTCTTTTCAAGATCGAATCTCCTTATGGGATAACAAAGGATGAGCAGATGCGGGACCAGATCACAAGGAAAGTTCTGCACGATATTGCTGTGAATGGCATCCCTATGACACTTTCAAAGGCAGATTCCCTTGCGAAGATAAGGATCTCGGAAAAAAAGCTGATCAAAGGCATGTTCAAAGGACAGAAGATCGATACTATTTACAATGATGTGAGATGGGGTGAATCAATAGATGATCAATGA
- a CDS encoding tRNA dihydrouridine synthase, with protein MRLGGVDLTGNLLLAPMADVTNLAFRLMCKRYGASLTFTEMISSDAVVHGNEKSFLRGMTCEEERPFGVQLFGHCPETITTAALAIEEMFEPVVIDINLGCPSPTITSAGCGSALLRSPEIVSEIFRDLCENVNTPVSAKIRILESVDDTLDIATRLEEAGVCAITVHGRTREQGYQGFADHSYAKRIKEELSIPVIANGDVKDGESAKRILEYTGCDGLMVGRAAMGDPHVFYRISRYLEDGEVIGTCCGQRRDDLLEYIELLEKFDLTSHVNMKAHSQWFTRGLKDSRRMRMEMGNADSHVSLVECIRNMCGNDS; from the coding sequence ATGAGACTGGGCGGCGTGGATCTTACTGGTAACCTTTTGCTTGCACCTATGGCGGATGTGACGAATCTGGCCTTCAGGCTGATGTGCAAAAGATATGGCGCGTCCCTGACATTTACTGAGATGATAAGTTCAGATGCAGTTGTACACGGTAATGAGAAGTCTTTCCTTCGGGGAATGACCTGTGAGGAAGAGCGTCCTTTTGGAGTGCAGTTATTTGGTCACTGTCCTGAAACGATAACTACTGCAGCACTTGCTATTGAGGAAATGTTCGAGCCGGTGGTAATTGACATTAACCTTGGATGTCCATCACCTACTATTACAAGTGCCGGGTGTGGTTCCGCACTACTTCGCTCACCTGAAATTGTGAGTGAGATCTTCAGGGATCTTTGTGAGAACGTGAACACGCCGGTAAGTGCAAAGATACGTATTCTTGAAAGCGTGGATGACACTCTTGATATTGCTACCCGGCTGGAAGAAGCTGGTGTCTGTGCGATCACTGTCCATGGACGTACAAGGGAGCAAGGCTATCAGGGGTTTGCAGACCATAGTTATGCAAAGCGCATCAAAGAGGAACTCTCAATTCCGGTTATCGCCAATGGGGACGTAAAAGATGGTGAGTCTGCAAAACGTATTCTGGAATATACCGGATGTGACGGGTTGATGGTCGGGAGGGCAGCGATGGGTGACCCTCATGTTTTCTATCGAATATCCCGTTACCTTGAGGACGGTGAGGTCATTGGAACTTGCTGTGGACAACGCAGGGATGATCTACTTGAATACATTGAACTGCTGGAAAAGTTCGATCTGACGTCACATGTGAACATGAAGGCACATTCGCAGTGGTTCACAAGGGGCTTAAAAGATAGCAGGCGTATGCGTATGGAGATGGGTAATGCCGATTCCCACGTTTCTCTTGTGGAATGCATTCGGAATATGTGCGGGAATGATTCTTAA
- a CDS encoding DUF5350 domain-containing protein: MGKTGSIEWVKVKGRKGRIIKVQKAFGAKAHPGPAQRFTSGGAKRRFLKRSPKAIVN, encoded by the coding sequence ATGGGTAAAACAGGCAGCATTGAATGGGTAAAGGTCAAAGGAAGAAAGGGAAGGATAATCAAAGTGCAGAAAGCTTTCGGAGCAAAGGCACATCCAGGACCTGCACAGAGATTCACCTCAGGTGGCGCAAAAAGGCGTTTCCTTAAGAGATCACCAAAAGCTATTGTAAACTAA
- a CDS encoding sugar phosphate isomerase/epimerase family protein, with protein sequence MDVSRLSFSSNAVLEEPFPWVYELEDIGFTGWEMVQEGTQCLSEENLPKIREVLETTNLVLTMHMPFSDMNMAGLNPGIHGEVLRQMKNYLTLASGLVEVAVVHPGYLSPYGKKVPERAWDTNVRSIRELCDTAEEYGISIAVENMPDFPMIFGREPDEILRILDDVDRDNVAMTLDVGHANTTGHLEEFLEKCRDRILHVHLHDNMGKRDEHLPAGRGSVNWEAVKKGLSGYKGRLVTEMSSLEEGRESLNFLKGL encoded by the coding sequence ATGGACGTCAGCAGATTAAGTTTCTCATCAAATGCAGTCCTTGAGGAACCCTTCCCATGGGTCTATGAACTTGAGGACATAGGCTTTACAGGCTGGGAGATGGTACAGGAAGGTACCCAGTGCCTTAGCGAAGAAAATCTGCCAAAGATCAGGGAAGTACTTGAGACCACAAATCTTGTGCTTACCATGCACATGCCATTCTCGGACATGAACATGGCAGGCCTCAATCCAGGCATACACGGAGAAGTGCTCAGGCAAATGAAGAACTACCTCACCCTGGCATCCGGACTTGTGGAAGTTGCAGTCGTGCACCCCGGATACCTTTCACCATACGGAAAGAAGGTGCCTGAACGTGCATGGGATACGAACGTCCGTTCAATCCGGGAACTATGTGATACTGCTGAAGAATATGGCATCTCCATTGCTGTGGAGAATATGCCCGATTTCCCGATGATATTTGGCAGGGAACCTGATGAAATATTAAGGATACTGGACGATGTTGACCGTGACAACGTCGCAATGACCCTGGACGTGGGACATGCGAACACAACAGGACACCTCGAGGAATTCCTTGAAAAATGCAGGGACAGGATATTGCATGTACACCTTCATGACAACATGGGCAAGAGAGATGAGCATCTCCCCGCAGGCAGGGGTTCTGTCAACTGGGAAGCTGTGAAAAAAGGATTATCCGGTTACAAGGGCAGGCTCGTCACCGAGATGAGCAGCCTGGAAGAAGGAAGAGAAAGTCTGAATTTCCTAAAAGGGCTTTGA
- a CDS encoding dephospho-CoA kinase — translation MKIIAFVGMPAAGKSVASDVVKEENIDVVNMGDVIRDEVKARGLDPTDANTGGVANDLRDKEGMDAVAKRCVPKIEALGKDLVVVDGVRGIAEVTFFKEHFGDDFTLVFIDAPLETRFERVTNRGRSDDMTDIEALKIRDERELGWGLAEAIKVADITVDNTDTIDAFRNTINEILENT, via the coding sequence ATGAAGATCATAGCTTTTGTAGGAATGCCGGCAGCAGGCAAATCCGTAGCATCAGATGTTGTAAAGGAAGAAAATATCGATGTTGTAAACATGGGAGATGTTATACGCGACGAGGTCAAAGCAAGAGGGCTCGACCCCACAGATGCCAACACCGGCGGCGTGGCAAACGACCTGCGAGATAAGGAAGGCATGGATGCTGTTGCAAAGCGTTGTGTTCCAAAGATAGAGGCTTTAGGAAAAGACCTTGTCGTTGTGGATGGTGTACGCGGAATAGCAGAGGTCACATTTTTCAAGGAGCATTTCGGAGACGATTTTACACTGGTCTTCATCGATGCACCTCTGGAAACACGCTTTGAAAGGGTCACGAACCGTGGCAGAAGCGATGATATGACCGATATCGAAGCATTGAAGATAAGAGATGAACGGGAACTTGGATGGGGACTTGCAGAAGCCATCAAAGTGGCAGACATAACTGTCGATAACACCGACACCATCGATGCATTCAGGAATACTATCAATGAAATACTGGAGAACACATGA
- the thsA gene encoding thermosome subunit alpha, with product MAGQMSGQPIFILREGSQRTRGRDAQSNNIMAAKAVAEAVRTTLGPKGMDKMLVDSLGDVVITNDGATILKEMDIEHPAAKMIVEVAKTQDDEVGDGTTSAAVVAGELLKKAEEMIEQDVHPTIIAAGYRMASKKAGEILKTLSKHVTCDNKEMLTKISDTAMTGKGAEASKEVLSKIAVDAITSIVDQDGGNKVEIENVKIEKKVGGRIDDSELIEGMILDKERVHANMPKKVEGAKIALLNTAIELKETEVDAEISITSPDQLQSFLDQEEAMLRNLVTSITDSGANVVFCQKGIDDMAQHFLAKAGLFAVRRVKKSDMEKLVRSTGAKLVTNIEEMNADDLGQAELVEERKIGGDNMVFITGCVNPKSVSILLRGGTEHVIDNIERALEDALRVVAVAIEDEELVAGGGAPEVEVALRLNEYAATLSGREQLAVKAFAEALEIVPRTLAENAGLDPIDMLVELRSHHEKGTKTAGLNVYTGTVIDMWENGVVEPLRVKTQAINSAAEASVMILRIDDIIASTRAPPMPEGGMGGMGGGMPPMM from the coding sequence ATGGCAGGACAGATGTCAGGACAGCCTATCTTCATTTTAAGAGAAGGTAGCCAGAGAACTAGAGGCAGGGATGCCCAGAGCAACAACATCATGGCAGCAAAGGCAGTTGCTGAAGCAGTAAGAACAACCCTTGGTCCAAAAGGTATGGACAAGATGCTTGTAGACTCCCTTGGAGATGTAGTTATCACAAACGATGGTGCAACCATCCTCAAAGAGATGGACATTGAGCACCCAGCTGCAAAAATGATCGTCGAAGTCGCAAAGACACAGGACGATGAAGTTGGAGATGGTACAACATCTGCAGCTGTCGTTGCAGGCGAACTCCTCAAGAAAGCAGAAGAAATGATCGAGCAGGACGTCCACCCAACCATCATCGCAGCAGGTTACAGGATGGCCTCCAAAAAAGCAGGAGAGATCCTCAAAACACTTTCAAAGCATGTCACATGCGACAACAAGGAAATGCTTACCAAGATCTCTGACACAGCAATGACCGGTAAAGGCGCAGAAGCATCAAAGGAAGTACTTTCCAAGATCGCTGTAGACGCTATCACAAGCATCGTCGACCAGGACGGCGGAAACAAGGTCGAGATCGAGAACGTCAAGATCGAGAAGAAGGTCGGCGGACGTATCGACGACTCCGAACTCATCGAAGGTATGATCCTTGATAAGGAAAGGGTACACGCCAACATGCCAAAGAAGGTAGAAGGCGCAAAGATCGCACTCCTCAACACTGCTATCGAACTTAAGGAAACAGAAGTCGATGCAGAGATCTCCATCACATCCCCTGACCAGCTCCAGTCATTCCTTGATCAGGAAGAGGCAATGCTCAGAAACCTTGTGACCAGCATTACCGACAGTGGCGCAAACGTCGTATTCTGCCAGAAAGGTATCGACGACATGGCACAGCACTTCCTTGCAAAGGCAGGTCTCTTTGCAGTCAGGCGTGTCAAGAAGAGCGACATGGAAAAACTTGTCCGCTCCACAGGTGCAAAACTTGTTACCAACATCGAAGAGATGAACGCAGACGATCTTGGACAGGCAGAACTTGTCGAAGAGAGAAAGATCGGTGGCGACAACATGGTATTCATTACCGGCTGTGTCAATCCAAAGTCCGTGTCAATCCTCCTCCGTGGCGGTACAGAGCACGTGATCGACAACATCGAGAGAGCACTCGAAGACGCACTCCGTGTAGTCGCTGTTGCAATCGAAGATGAAGAGCTCGTCGCTGGTGGCGGAGCACCTGAAGTAGAGGTTGCACTCAGACTCAACGAGTACGCAGCAACACTCAGCGGCAGGGAACAGCTCGCAGTCAAAGCATTCGCAGAAGCACTCGAGATCGTCCCAAGGACACTTGCAGAAAATGCAGGTCTTGACCCAATAGACATGCTTGTTGAACTGCGCTCACACCATGAGAAAGGCACAAAGACCGCTGGTCTTAACGTCTACACCGGCACTGTCATCGACATGTGGGAGAACGGCGTTGTTGAGCCACTCAGGGTAAAGACCCAGGCAATCAACTCAGCAGCTGAAGCATCAGTCATGATCCTCAGGATCGACGACATCATTGCATCAACCAGAGCACCACCAATGCCAGAAGGCGGCATGGGCGGTATGGGCGGCGGAATGCCTCCAATGATGTAA
- a CDS encoding ATP-binding protein produces MINDTDLLAYASESDLNDENATELISENRATSKVPEFEEYDVGASFDLNTGDADNAFGIITTGFDPLEVTESGSRIAGYITTDHRSQVRLGTYVIVPYENEHLFARIWKLQYQQQFEVDDATEIHSRRMLRSNTTAELDYKFLAYLDPICILYEHVPGDESSLMRRMADRIPRPNTPILPVTEKLKIQTGLNIPREGIFLGHLSVGGELVRTHASPPTVPYYLRNDYSMGDPLIFRHMLVCGSTGTGKTFLTKNILRQFMSEDNRYQVRDNGDGVKKNKNPCLVIMDPQDEYSQLLEDNPDLVSSDEHNMNSESVKFGGVPSTKTFVAKVDGQNYNGRSRAQQAEFTIPFEMVRSNSWLIAAAGLTELQGIALELLLEDYFKRPGKHTYNGFMEHIDDAGVRGTYVDNGKIHEASYDGIVRKVRNQAFKRVFDQPATPINEMLADIFKAGQICVFPTEYISNTRIRDLITLTLMTIVVDNKLNTSGDALVKETPIILVLDEAHRYLSKGAGEHSKRIISKFADAARQGRKEGLGLFLITQDPQDIDETVFKQVNSRVILNLSNDAAISAMKVKKEYEKRIPYLKKGQMIIQSPDNSDVVEVIGLSKCVVKHV; encoded by the coding sequence ATGATCAATGATACAGACTTATTGGCCTATGCTTCAGAGAGTGATCTTAATGATGAAAACGCTACGGAGCTAATTTCGGAAAACAGGGCTACTTCAAAAGTTCCTGAATTCGAGGAGTATGATGTTGGGGCTTCGTTCGATCTGAATACCGGTGATGCGGACAACGCCTTTGGTATCATAACGACAGGTTTTGATCCTCTCGAGGTCACCGAATCCGGCTCGAGGATCGCAGGCTACATCACTACGGATCACAGGTCACAGGTACGCCTGGGCACATATGTTATAGTACCTTATGAGAACGAACACCTCTTTGCACGTATATGGAAGCTCCAGTACCAGCAGCAGTTCGAAGTGGATGATGCTACCGAGATACATTCACGCAGGATGCTCAGGAGCAACACCACTGCAGAGCTGGATTACAAGTTCCTAGCCTACCTTGATCCGATATGTATCCTTTATGAGCATGTACCCGGGGATGAATCCTCTCTTATGCGTCGTATGGCAGACCGTATCCCAAGGCCCAACACTCCTATATTGCCGGTAACTGAAAAACTGAAGATACAGACCGGGCTTAACATCCCTCGCGAAGGTATCTTCCTTGGTCACCTGAGCGTAGGTGGTGAACTGGTACGAACACATGCATCACCACCGACCGTGCCTTACTATCTGAGGAATGATTATTCCATGGGCGACCCATTGATATTCAGGCATATGCTGGTCTGTGGAAGTACCGGTACCGGTAAGACCTTCCTCACAAAGAACATCCTGCGCCAGTTCATGAGCGAGGATAACAGATATCAGGTGCGTGACAATGGGGATGGTGTAAAAAAGAACAAGAACCCGTGTCTGGTGATAATGGATCCTCAGGATGAGTATTCTCAGCTTCTGGAGGATAATCCTGATCTTGTCTCTTCCGATGAACATAATATGAACTCAGAGAGCGTGAAGTTTGGTGGCGTCCCTTCCACAAAGACCTTTGTGGCAAAGGTGGATGGGCAAAACTACAATGGCAGGTCACGTGCCCAGCAGGCTGAATTTACAATACCTTTCGAGATGGTCAGAAGCAACTCCTGGCTGATCGCTGCAGCAGGACTTACTGAGCTTCAGGGAATCGCTCTTGAACTTCTGCTTGAGGATTACTTCAAAAGACCTGGAAAACATACGTACAACGGCTTTATGGAGCACATCGATGATGCAGGCGTGAGGGGCACTTATGTTGACAACGGCAAGATTCACGAAGCATCCTATGATGGAATTGTAAGGAAGGTCAGGAACCAGGCTTTCAAAAGGGTCTTCGACCAGCCTGCAACCCCTATTAATGAAATGCTTGCTGATATCTTCAAAGCAGGGCAGATCTGCGTATTCCCTACTGAGTACATCTCGAACACCAGGATACGGGATCTTATCACACTTACTCTTATGACCATCGTTGTGGACAACAAATTGAATACATCCGGCGATGCACTGGTCAAGGAAACTCCGATCATCCTTGTGCTGGATGAAGCACACAGGTATCTCTCGAAGGGTGCAGGAGAACACTCTAAGCGCATCATCTCCAAGTTCGCGGATGCAGCCCGCCAGGGCCGTAAGGAAGGCCTGGGTCTGTTCCTTATCACGCAGGACCCTCAGGATATAGATGAAACAGTGTTCAAGCAGGTCAACAGTCGTGTGATCCTGAACCTTTCCAACGATGCCGCAATAAGTGCAATGAAGGTCAAAAAAGAGTATGAAAAGCGTATTCCATATCTCAAGAAAGGACAAATGATAATTCAAAGTCCTGACAACAGCGATGTTGTGGAAGTCATAGGGCTTTCAAAGTGTGTTGTAAAGCATGTCTGA
- a CDS encoding pyruvate ferredoxin oxidoreductase subunit gamma, whose protein sequence is MKEIRIHGRGGQGSVTAAELLAVAAFADGKFSQAFPAFGVERRGAPVQAFTRINDDPIRLRAQVYEPDYVIVQDPTLLEVVSIASGAKDDGIILINSDFDPEHFDLDTNAKIMTVNATKIALDIIGRPIVNTVLLGAFAGASGLIDPASIKEAVMERFPGKVGEKNAEAIQKAYDMMMEA, encoded by the coding sequence ATGAAAGAAATAAGAATACACGGTAGAGGCGGACAGGGTTCTGTTACTGCTGCCGAGCTGCTGGCTGTTGCAGCTTTTGCTGATGGTAAGTTCAGCCAGGCATTCCCTGCTTTTGGTGTGGAACGCCGTGGTGCACCGGTTCAGGCATTTACAAGGATCAATGATGATCCTATCAGACTCAGGGCTCAGGTATACGAGCCGGACTATGTTATCGTCCAGGACCCAACACTCCTCGAAGTAGTCAGTATCGCAAGCGGTGCAAAGGACGACGGAATCATTCTTATTAACAGTGATTTTGATCCGGAACACTTCGACCTTGACACCAATGCTAAGATCATGACGGTCAACGCTACAAAGATCGCCCTTGATATTATTGGAAGGCCTATTGTGAACACTGTTCTCTTAGGTGCTTTCGCAGGTGCATCCGGTCTTATCGACCCTGCATCCATCAAGGAAGCTGTTATGGAGCGCTTCCCCGGCAAGGTCGGTGAGAAGAACGCAGAGGCTATCCAGAAAGCCTACGATATGATGATGGAGGCTTAA
- the porD gene encoding pyruvate synthase subunit PorD produces the protein MTIPPGGVCAPGSTLVNKTGGWRTFKPVYDYDKCIKCKLCELLCPDMSIDPKDDGFFEFNYDFCKGCGICANECPKDAIEMVLEEK, from the coding sequence ATGACAATCCCACCAGGAGGAGTCTGTGCTCCAGGTTCCACTCTTGTTAACAAGACCGGCGGATGGAGAACATTCAAACCAGTCTATGATTATGACAAATGCATCAAATGCAAGCTCTGTGAACTCTTATGTCCGGATATGTCTATAGATCCAAAGGACGATGGTTTCTTTGAGTTCAACTATGACTTCTGCAAAGGATGCGGTATTTGTGCTAACGAATGTCCAAAGGACGCTATTGAAATGGTTCTGGAGGAGAAATAA
- the porA gene encoding pyruvate synthase subunit PorA, with product MKRDFEKDKKDMVVVEGSYAVASAVKSCRPNVISAYPITPQTHIVEDLSQFMADGEIPNCEYIMVESEFSALSALVGSSAAGARSYSATTSQGLELMHEVLFNVSGMRLPVVMTVANRAVSAPINIWNDQQDSISQRDTGWIQLYAEDTQEVSDMTAQAFKIAEDPDVLLPVMTCMDGFILSHVYEPVVLLDDDLVAEYLPPFEPEFKLDPKNPKTFGAFADPNSYTEFRFLQQQAMNKALKTIEDAADEFYDLFGRYYGGLIDTYETDDADIVLMAMGSIVGTIKDVIDTLRAKGVKVGLLKVRSFRPFPVEAIHNVIKDAKVVVALDKNISIGLNEGALFTETKASLYNTKIDVPVIGFMIGHGGRDIPVETIENIIDEAKKVIDSGISVESQFTDLKEELL from the coding sequence ATGAAGCGTGATTTTGAGAAAGACAAGAAGGACATGGTCGTCGTCGAGGGTTCATATGCAGTTGCAAGCGCTGTAAAATCCTGCAGGCCAAATGTTATCTCAGCATATCCTATCACCCCTCAGACACATATTGTGGAAGACCTTTCACAGTTCATGGCTGACGGGGAAATCCCAAACTGTGAATACATCATGGTAGAATCAGAGTTCTCTGCCCTTTCCGCATTGGTAGGTTCATCCGCAGCAGGCGCAAGAAGCTACTCTGCAACAACTTCCCAGGGTCTTGAACTCATGCACGAGGTCCTTTTCAACGTTTCAGGTATGAGATTACCTGTTGTAATGACCGTTGCAAACAGGGCAGTAAGTGCACCTATCAACATCTGGAACGACCAGCAGGATTCCATCTCCCAGAGAGACACTGGCTGGATCCAGCTCTATGCAGAGGATACACAGGAAGTTTCCGATATGACTGCACAGGCATTCAAGATCGCTGAGGACCCTGATGTCCTGCTTCCGGTAATGACCTGTATGGACGGTTTCATCCTGTCCCACGTCTACGAACCTGTTGTACTTCTTGACGATGACCTTGTAGCAGAATACCTGCCACCATTCGAGCCTGAGTTCAAGCTCGATCCGAAGAACCCAAAGACCTTCGGTGCATTCGCAGATCCAAACTCTTACACTGAGTTCAGATTCCTGCAGCAGCAGGCAATGAACAAAGCACTGAAAACGATCGAAGATGCTGCAGACGAGTTCTATGACCTCTTTGGCAGGTACTACGGTGGCCTTATTGACACATATGAGACAGATGATGCAGATATCGTCCTCATGGCAATGGGCTCAATTGTAGGTACTATCAAGGATGTCATTGACACGCTCAGGGCAAAAGGCGTCAAGGTCGGCTTATTGAAGGTAAGGTCCTTCCGTCCGTTCCCAGTTGAAGCTATTCATAATGTTATCAAGGATGCAAAGGTCGTTGTGGCACTCGATAAGAACATCTCTATCGGTCTTAACGAAGGTGCGCTCTTCACTGAGACCAAAGCAAGCCTTTACAACACTAAGATCGATGTTCCTGTGATCGGCTTCATGATCGGTCATGGAGGTCGTGACATTCCTGTAGAGACCATCGAGAACATCATCGATGAGGCAAAGAAAGTAATCGATTCAGGTATCAGTGTCGAAAGTCAGTTTACTGACCTGAAGGAGGAGTTGTTATGA
- a CDS encoding ribbon-helix-helix domain-containing protein, with protein MPKVSVDIPQELLDDLNAHVGNDRKFVSQSDAIRTAIRKMLDMMDDIDRRHGRLDQERP; from the coding sequence ATGCCAAAAGTAAGTGTTGATATTCCACAGGAACTTCTTGACGACCTGAACGCACATGTAGGAAATGACAGGAAGTTCGTCAGCCAGTCCGATGCTATAAGAACTGCCATCCGCAAGATGCTTGACATGATGGATGATATCGACCGGAGGCATGGAAGGTTGGATCAGGAAAGGCCCTGA
- a CDS encoding RNA-binding domain-containing protein has product MIEVKVRTAVNPTEDKERVEKAVMNMFPLIEIETVTTDEGDFIEGNGDIESLRNIHDLFRRELIIDTARTRLEAGSYRNPTRSRFLINKQVATIGKLNLATQDEPLGSIHVDITTDTAEEMEILIEWLAPPTEEGIPLFEPEMPKL; this is encoded by the coding sequence ATGATAGAAGTAAAAGTCAGAACTGCCGTCAATCCCACAGAGGATAAGGAACGTGTTGAGAAGGCAGTCATGAACATGTTCCCGCTTATAGAGATAGAAACAGTAACTACCGACGAAGGTGATTTCATCGAAGGTAACGGTGATATCGAGAGTCTCAGGAACATTCATGACCTGTTCAGGAGAGAACTTATCATTGATACTGCCCGCACCAGACTGGAAGCAGGCAGTTACAGGAATCCGACAAGAAGCAGATTCCTCATTAACAAGCAGGTAGCAACAATAGGTAAATTGAATTTAGCTACCCAGGATGAACCCCTCGGATCCATACACGTTGATATAACGACAGATACCGCGGAAGAGATGGAGATACTCATCGAGTGGTTAGCACCACCAACAGAGGAAGGAATACCACTCTTTGAACCTGAAATGCCAAAGCTCTAA